The following proteins are co-located in the Brachybacterium sacelli genome:
- a CDS encoding alpha/beta hydrolase, translating to MTNAPQYPPVELIAPSIDDTAVVRADPPGAEAEGAARKPVVMLLHGLGSHEGDLAGLVPFLPTAFTYASLRGIFRYVQGYAWFEMPVDPSRTEALETSAAAVEAWVADQADRGIRVTGALGFSQGGTLALQLLRRNPGALDWVVQLSGRPFPAPMPGDAALAAARPPALWGHGGLDPLFAAEDEDAVREFMSAHTRLEEERRPDLAHAVDEVELRAVASFLQRRAAERTTG from the coding sequence ATGACGAACGCGCCCCAGTACCCGCCGGTCGAGCTGATCGCGCCGAGCATCGACGACACCGCCGTCGTGCGCGCGGACCCGCCCGGCGCCGAGGCGGAGGGTGCCGCCCGCAAGCCGGTGGTGATGCTGCTGCACGGACTGGGCAGCCACGAGGGTGACCTCGCCGGCCTCGTCCCGTTCCTCCCGACGGCTTTCACCTACGCCTCCCTGCGGGGCATCTTCCGCTACGTCCAGGGCTACGCCTGGTTCGAGATGCCGGTGGACCCGTCACGGACCGAGGCGCTGGAGACCTCGGCCGCCGCCGTCGAGGCCTGGGTCGCCGACCAGGCCGACCGCGGGATCCGCGTCACCGGCGCCCTCGGCTTTTCCCAGGGCGGGACCCTCGCCCTGCAGCTGCTGCGCCGGAACCCCGGGGCGCTGGACTGGGTGGTCCAGCTCTCCGGTCGCCCCTTCCCCGCGCCCATGCCCGGGGACGCCGCGCTCGCCGCAGCCCGCCCGCCCGCGCTGTGGGGCCATGGCGGCCTGGACCCTCTGTTCGCCGCCGAGGACGAGGACGCGGTGCGCGAGTTCATGAGTGCGCACACCCGGCTCGAGGAGGAGCGCCGGCCCGACCTCGCCCACGCGGTCGACGAGGTCGAGCTGCGGGCCGTGGCGAGCTTCCTCCAGCGCCGCGCCGCTGAGCGGACCACCGGCTGA
- a CDS encoding hemolysin family protein: MDLIGPLISLGVGLLLVAACGGFVAAEFSLITANRNDVEAAVDRGDKRAGGVLEGMKTLSTQLSGAQLGITVTNLGIGFLAEPAIAALVGPVLVDMGLGTVAARSVSVTIALLLATGATMIFGELVPKNMAIAQPLRTAKMVVGFQRIFTKIFGLPIRLFNGNANAVVRALGVEPQEELSSARSADELSALVKRSADEGALAEETASLVQRTLAFGDRRAHDAMVPRGRMDSLDVDDTVEDLLELARTTGHSRFPVLTDENEIAGVAHIRHGLAVPFDERPTTRVDAVMGTATFVPDTVPLDDLMDTLRGGGLQMAVVVDEFGDHAGLITLEDLVEEIVGEVRDEHDEEMDDTPEPDGSWDLDARMRPDEATERLGVTVPEHEDYDTLAGLVTLELGRLAEVGDEIVVDTDPAPGEEPAQLRLQVTEVDGMRIETVHVKVEPAADEHEDGDAENGSGDRAGAAERARHGEGAVADRTPAGRDTSGVSR, encoded by the coding sequence ATGGACCTGATCGGTCCCCTCATATCCCTGGGCGTCGGCCTGCTGCTGGTCGCCGCCTGCGGCGGATTCGTCGCCGCCGAGTTCTCCCTCATCACCGCCAACCGCAATGACGTCGAGGCGGCGGTCGACCGTGGCGACAAGCGCGCCGGCGGCGTGCTGGAGGGGATGAAGACCCTCTCCACCCAGCTCTCCGGAGCACAGCTCGGCATCACCGTCACCAACCTGGGCATCGGCTTCCTCGCGGAGCCGGCGATCGCCGCCCTGGTCGGACCGGTCCTGGTGGACATGGGACTCGGGACGGTCGCCGCCCGGTCGGTGTCCGTCACCATCGCCCTGCTGCTCGCGACCGGGGCGACCATGATCTTCGGCGAGCTGGTCCCCAAGAACATGGCGATCGCGCAGCCTCTGCGCACCGCGAAGATGGTCGTCGGCTTCCAGCGGATCTTCACGAAGATCTTCGGCCTGCCGATCCGCCTGTTCAACGGCAACGCGAATGCCGTGGTGCGCGCCCTCGGGGTCGAGCCGCAGGAGGAGCTCAGCTCCGCCCGCAGCGCCGATGAGCTCTCCGCGCTGGTCAAGCGCTCGGCCGACGAAGGAGCGCTCGCGGAGGAGACCGCCTCGCTGGTCCAGCGCACCCTCGCCTTCGGCGACCGTCGCGCCCACGATGCGATGGTCCCGCGCGGTCGCATGGACTCCCTCGACGTGGACGACACCGTCGAGGACCTGCTGGAGCTGGCCCGCACCACGGGTCACTCCCGCTTCCCGGTGCTGACCGACGAGAACGAGATCGCCGGTGTCGCACACATCCGACACGGCCTGGCCGTCCCCTTCGACGAGCGACCCACCACCCGGGTCGACGCCGTGATGGGCACCGCCACCTTCGTGCCGGACACCGTGCCGCTGGACGACCTCATGGACACCCTGCGCGGCGGCGGGCTGCAGATGGCCGTGGTGGTCGACGAGTTCGGCGACCACGCCGGGCTGATCACGCTCGAGGACCTGGTCGAGGAGATCGTCGGCGAGGTGCGCGACGAGCACGACGAGGAGATGGACGACACCCCCGAGCCCGACGGCTCCTGGGACCTCGACGCGCGGATGCGTCCCGACGAGGCCACCGAGCGCCTCGGCGTGACCGTGCCCGAGCACGAGGACTACGACACCCTCGCCGGCCTGGTCACCCTCGAGCTGGGACGCCTCGCGGAGGTCGGGGACGAGATCGTCGTGGACACCGATCCCGCCCCCGGTGAGGAGCCGGCGCAGCTGCGCCTCCAGGTCACCGAGGTCGACGGCATGCGCATCGAGACCGTCCACGTGAAGGTCGAGCCCGCGGCCGACGAGCACGAGGACGGCGACGCGGAGAACGGCTCCGGTGACCGTGCCGGGGCCGCCGAGCGCGCTCGCCACGGCGAGGGGGCGGTCGCGGATCGGACGCCCGCCGGACGCGATACGAGCGGGGTGAGCCGATGA
- a CDS encoding pyruvate, water dikinase regulatory protein: MNAPLPVPVYFLSDSTGISAESMGNALLLQFPSIPFERHRIPFLRTVAEAEEVRERLDVAVDGATPPIVFLTAVDEAVREVLLRTRATVVDFVSGPLAQLEAQLGVSGDHAPARLHGVGDMSRYNRRMQAVEFTVEHDDGQSVRALEKADVILIAPSRCGKTPTSMYLALLHGLFVANYPLVDEDFEDDRLPGAIADLADRCFGLETSAQRLSEVRGERRGNSRYASLEQTRWELEGARRLYRRYAIPSVDSSATSVEEMSTRILQSLTARRPRR; encoded by the coding sequence ATGAACGCTCCGCTGCCCGTGCCCGTCTACTTCCTCTCCGATTCCACCGGCATCAGCGCCGAGTCGATGGGCAACGCCCTGCTGCTGCAGTTCCCCTCGATCCCCTTCGAACGCCACCGGATCCCGTTCCTGCGCACCGTCGCGGAGGCCGAGGAGGTGCGCGAGCGCCTTGACGTCGCGGTCGACGGCGCGACGCCCCCGATCGTGTTCCTCACCGCTGTCGACGAGGCGGTCCGCGAGGTGCTGCTGCGTACCCGCGCGACCGTGGTGGACTTCGTCTCCGGGCCGCTCGCCCAGCTCGAGGCGCAGCTCGGCGTCAGCGGCGACCACGCCCCGGCCCGACTGCACGGGGTGGGCGACATGAGCCGGTACAACCGCCGCATGCAGGCCGTCGAGTTCACCGTCGAGCACGACGACGGCCAGTCCGTGCGGGCCCTCGAGAAGGCCGACGTCATCCTCATCGCCCCCTCCCGCTGCGGCAAGACGCCGACCAGCATGTACCTCGCGCTGCTGCACGGCCTGTTCGTCGCGAACTATCCGCTGGTCGACGAGGACTTCGAGGACGATCGCCTGCCCGGAGCGATCGCCGACCTCGCCGACCGCTGCTTCGGCCTGGAGACCTCTGCGCAGCGGCTCTCGGAGGTGCGCGGCGAACGTCGCGGGAACTCCCGCTACGCCTCCCTCGAGCAGACCCGTTGGGAGCTGGAGGGGGCTCGACGTCTCTATCGTCGCTACGCCATCCCCTCCGTCGACTCCTCGGCGACCTCCGTCGAGGAGATGTCCACCCGCATCCTCCAATCCCTCACCGCCCGTCGACCCCGCCGCTGA
- a CDS encoding type 1 glutamine amidotransferase domain-containing protein, with the protein MTSTLEGRTILLVTSNFGTETDEIQRPIATLREAGASVTVAATETGTVRTLVLDHDLGPEVPVDTTYDAVQASDFDALVLPGGTLNADSLRTDETVQALVKGFADAGKPVAAICHAPWVLIESELVEGRQLTSVPTISTDLRNAGAQWKDQEVVLDESAGFLLITSRSPDDLEAFTTAIIDALS; encoded by the coding sequence ATGACCAGCACTCTCGAAGGCCGCACGATTCTCCTGGTGACCAGCAACTTCGGCACGGAGACCGACGAGATCCAGCGCCCCATCGCCACCCTCCGCGAAGCGGGCGCGAGCGTCACCGTCGCCGCCACGGAGACAGGGACCGTCCGCACTCTCGTGCTCGACCACGACCTCGGCCCGGAAGTCCCCGTCGACACCACCTACGACGCCGTGCAGGCGAGCGACTTCGACGCCCTCGTCCTCCCCGGCGGCACCCTGAACGCCGACTCCCTGCGCACCGACGAGACCGTCCAGGCCCTGGTGAAGGGATTCGCCGACGCCGGCAAGCCGGTGGCGGCGATCTGCCACGCCCCCTGGGTGCTCATCGAGTCCGAGCTCGTCGAGGGGCGGCAGCTGACCTCGGTCCCCACCATCAGCACCGACCTCCGCAATGCGGGTGCACAGTGGAAGGACCAGGAGGTCGTCCTCGACGAGTCCGCCGGGTTCCTCCTGATCACCTCTCGCTCCCCGGACGACCTCGAGGCATTCACCACGGCGATCATCGACGCCCTGAGCTGA
- a CDS encoding glycoside hydrolase domain-containing protein, which yields MQSVLTDSLEKVLGDSAPRPAELIGGAHASGFLGEVLSVQVALLLEEQEATSEAPGSVPDTVPSGRLARAPHDLTDGSAEVGVHLTGSLADRARVHAVRRVPVSTPAPEDADEHYLVTEPGEYPDLLEPLPDRIARLQTGIWEALWVEVAPHETAEAGAHELTIALTTADGELLAEHTAHLRIHPHQLPPLALTNTHWFHADCLASHYDVDVFSQRHWELLEAFLASAREMGVNSVLTPTWTPPLDTAEGHTRPTVQLVGIHDHDGEYGFDFHRLDRWLGICRDLGFTGIEVAHLFTQWGARFTPAIQVETPTGTEDRFGWHVPATSPGYRRLLEALIPALREHLADHWEGQVLWHISDEPSQDHLEEYRAAKGQVADLLEGVRVVDALSSYDFAAQGVVETPIVATDHVGPFLEAGRTPWVYYCVSQNRDVANRYIALPSVRNRVLGRQLFAFDAPGFLHWGYNFWFSQFSLQRIDPFQDTCAGGPFFGGDPFAVYPGPDGTAWPSLRHRVFAQAMADHRALTWLAELTDRPSAKALIDEGGTLTYSSFSYDVGAHLRSRHAADERILAALEAH from the coding sequence GTGCAGTCCGTCCTGACCGATTCCCTGGAGAAGGTGCTCGGGGACTCCGCCCCGCGGCCTGCCGAGCTGATCGGGGGCGCCCACGCCTCCGGTTTCCTGGGCGAGGTGCTGTCCGTGCAGGTGGCCCTGCTGCTCGAGGAACAGGAGGCTACGAGCGAGGCCCCCGGTTCGGTCCCGGACACCGTTCCCTCCGGCCGCCTCGCCCGTGCGCCGCACGACCTCACGGACGGCTCGGCCGAGGTGGGAGTCCACCTCACCGGAAGCCTCGCCGACCGGGCGCGCGTCCATGCGGTGCGCCGGGTACCGGTCTCCACTCCCGCCCCCGAGGACGCCGACGAGCACTACCTGGTCACCGAGCCGGGAGAGTACCCGGACCTCCTCGAGCCGCTCCCCGATCGCATCGCGCGCCTGCAGACCGGGATCTGGGAGGCGCTGTGGGTCGAGGTGGCCCCGCACGAGACGGCCGAGGCCGGCGCGCACGAGCTCACCATCGCCCTCACCACCGCCGACGGGGAGCTGCTGGCCGAGCACACGGCGCATCTGCGCATCCATCCCCATCAGCTGCCACCGCTGGCACTGACCAACACCCACTGGTTCCATGCCGATTGCCTCGCCAGTCACTACGACGTCGACGTGTTCTCGCAGCGGCACTGGGAGCTCCTGGAGGCCTTCCTCGCCTCGGCTCGGGAGATGGGCGTGAACTCGGTGCTCACCCCCACCTGGACCCCGCCGCTGGACACCGCGGAGGGCCATACCCGCCCGACCGTGCAGCTGGTGGGGATCCATGATCACGACGGCGAGTACGGCTTCGACTTCCACCGGCTGGACCGCTGGCTGGGGATCTGCCGCGACCTGGGGTTCACGGGGATCGAGGTCGCGCACCTGTTCACCCAGTGGGGCGCCCGCTTCACGCCCGCGATCCAGGTGGAGACCCCCACCGGGACGGAGGACCGCTTCGGCTGGCACGTCCCGGCGACCTCCCCCGGCTACCGCCGACTGCTCGAGGCCCTGATCCCGGCGCTGCGCGAGCATCTCGCGGACCACTGGGAGGGCCAGGTGCTGTGGCACATCAGCGATGAGCCGAGCCAGGACCATCTCGAGGAGTACCGCGCCGCGAAGGGCCAGGTCGCCGACCTGCTCGAGGGGGTGCGCGTGGTCGACGCGCTGAGCTCCTACGACTTCGCCGCCCAGGGTGTGGTCGAGACCCCGATCGTGGCGACCGACCACGTCGGCCCCTTCCTCGAGGCCGGTCGGACGCCGTGGGTGTACTACTGCGTCTCCCAGAACCGCGACGTGGCCAACCGGTACATCGCCCTGCCCTCGGTGCGCAATCGGGTGCTGGGCCGTCAGCTGTTCGCCTTCGACGCCCCCGGGTTCCTGCACTGGGGCTACAACTTCTGGTTCTCGCAGTTCTCGCTGCAGCGGATCGACCCGTTCCAGGACACCTGCGCGGGCGGGCCCTTCTTCGGCGGCGACCCCTTCGCGGTCTACCCGGGGCCCGACGGCACGGCCTGGCCGTCCCTCCGTCACCGCGTGTTCGCCCAGGCCATGGCCGACCATCGCGCACTGACCTGGCTCGCGGAGCTCACCGACCGCCCGAGCGCGAAGGCCCTGATCGACGAGGGCGGCACGCTGACCTATTCCTCGTTCTCCTACGACGTGGGCGCGCACCTGCGCTCCCGGCACGCGGCCGACGAGAGGATCCTGGCCGCGCTCGAAGCGCACTGA
- a CDS encoding hemolysin family protein: MSTGLGLGLTLLLLLLNAFFVGAEFSLISARRSVIEPKALEGRWAAKVTINAMEHVSLMMAGAQMGITVCSLALGAISEPAIAHLLEAPFEMLGVPGALVHPISFVIALALVTYLHVVFGEMVPKNIALAGPERMALILAPLLMGIVTVLRPLLWLLNASGNLVLRIIGVTPKDEVTSVFTRNEVAAMVSESREGGLLEDNDEALLLGALRFEARSVANLVIPLERISSLPEGVTAAEAETAAVEGFSRFPVRTAAGQLTGYVHIKDLLDSVQEHRDDPIPAARIRVLPEIGADEPLRQALTTMQGSGAHLGAATDEHGAVVGIVTLEDMLEELVGQIRDDSRVAA, translated from the coding sequence ATGAGCACCGGACTCGGCCTCGGCCTGACCCTTCTCCTGCTGCTGCTGAACGCCTTCTTCGTCGGCGCGGAGTTCTCGCTGATCTCCGCCCGACGCTCCGTGATCGAGCCCAAGGCCCTCGAGGGCCGGTGGGCCGCGAAGGTCACGATCAATGCCATGGAGCACGTCTCACTGATGATGGCTGGCGCCCAGATGGGCATCACCGTGTGCTCGCTGGCACTCGGCGCCATCAGCGAACCCGCCATCGCCCACCTGCTCGAGGCACCCTTCGAGATGCTCGGCGTGCCCGGGGCGCTGGTCCATCCGATCTCCTTCGTGATCGCCCTGGCCCTGGTCACCTACCTGCACGTCGTCTTCGGTGAGATGGTGCCCAAGAACATCGCCCTGGCCGGTCCCGAGCGGATGGCGCTGATCCTCGCCCCGCTGCTGATGGGCATCGTCACGGTGCTGCGCCCGCTGCTGTGGCTGCTCAACGCCAGCGGGAACCTGGTGCTGCGGATCATCGGGGTCACCCCGAAGGACGAGGTGACCAGTGTGTTCACCCGCAACGAGGTGGCGGCGATGGTCAGCGAGTCCCGTGAGGGCGGGCTGCTGGAGGACAACGACGAGGCGCTGCTGCTCGGTGCGCTGCGCTTCGAGGCCCGCAGCGTGGCCAACCTGGTGATCCCGCTGGAGCGGATCTCGAGCCTGCCCGAGGGTGTCACCGCCGCCGAGGCGGAGACCGCCGCCGTCGAGGGCTTCTCCCGATTCCCGGTGCGGACCGCCGCGGGGCAGCTGACCGGCTACGTCCACATCAAGGACCTGCTGGACTCCGTGCAGGAGCACCGCGACGACCCGATCCCGGCGGCGCGCATCCGCGTCCTGCCCGAGATCGGTGCGGACGAACCCCTGCGTCAGGCCCTGACCACGATGCAGGGCAGCGGAGCGCACCTGGGCGCCGCCACCGACGAGCACGGCGCGGTGGTCGGCATCGTCACCCTGGAGGACATGCTCGAGGAGCTCGTGGGCCAGATCCGCGACGACTCCCGCGTGGCCGCCTGA
- the ppsA gene encoding phosphoenolpyruvate synthase, translating into MTPTIRWYSDLGMADLEQVGGKNASLGEMVSNLARLGVRVPDGFATTADAYREFLSGTGLAERIDQQLTGLDTEDTVALAAAGREIREMVIAQPFPPQLEADIRDAYEHLAAGSGAEASFAVRSSATAEDLPDASFAGQQETFLNVRGIDAVLTAIREVFASLYNDRAIAYRVHHSFEHAAVALSAGVQKMVRSDLGSSGVLFTVDTESGYDQAVFITSAFGLGEGVVQGAVNPDEFYVYKPGLREDRPAILKRAVGEKATKMVYTEDPTVGRTTEFVPVDPAERARLSLTDEQVTALARQALIIEEHYGRPMDVEWGLDGADGGLYILQARPETVQSRAGSTVEKYHLTSRGSVRVEGRAIGAKIGAGPVRVLTSIDRMHDFQPGEVLVADMTDPDWEPIMKRASAIVTDRGGRTCHAAIIARELGIPAVVGTGSATRELTDGEEVTVSAAEGDTGFVYDGTLDYSVATSEVDSMPPLDVKIMMNVGTPAQAFAFSRLPHAGVGLARLEFIVNRQIGVHPRALLELDRLQAEEPELAAEVAAQVAAYPSPREYFVQRVAEGVATIAAAFAPEPVIVRMSDFKSNEYANLLGGTLFEPHEENPMIGYRGASRYLSENFADCFAMECEALRYVREEMGLSNVKLMIPFVRTPAEGKGVIDLLATHGLVRGQNDLEVIMMCEIPSNAAIPEQFLEHFDGYSIGSNDMTQLTLGLDRDSGLVADSFDERDDAVLFMLSRAIEACRTTGKYVGICGQGPSDHPDFAQWLMDQGITSMSLNPDTVVDTWLRLAGQGEDAAA; encoded by the coding sequence ATGACCCCCACGATCCGCTGGTACTCCGACCTCGGGATGGCCGACCTCGAGCAGGTCGGCGGCAAGAACGCCTCGCTCGGGGAGATGGTCTCGAACCTCGCCCGGCTCGGGGTCCGGGTCCCCGACGGGTTCGCCACCACGGCCGACGCCTATCGCGAGTTCCTCAGCGGCACCGGCCTCGCCGAGCGGATCGATCAGCAGCTGACCGGCCTCGACACCGAGGACACGGTGGCGCTGGCCGCGGCGGGCCGGGAGATCCGCGAGATGGTCATCGCCCAGCCGTTCCCGCCGCAGCTCGAGGCCGACATCCGCGACGCCTACGAGCACCTCGCCGCCGGCAGCGGCGCCGAGGCATCCTTCGCCGTGCGCTCCTCGGCCACCGCCGAGGACCTGCCCGACGCCTCCTTCGCCGGCCAGCAGGAGACCTTCCTGAACGTGCGCGGCATCGACGCGGTGCTCACCGCGATCCGTGAGGTCTTCGCCTCCCTGTACAACGACCGCGCGATCGCCTACCGCGTCCACCACTCCTTCGAGCACGCCGCCGTGGCCCTGAGCGCCGGGGTGCAGAAGATGGTCCGCTCCGATCTCGGTTCCAGCGGCGTGCTGTTCACCGTCGACACCGAATCCGGCTACGACCAGGCAGTGTTCATCACCTCCGCCTTCGGCCTGGGTGAGGGTGTGGTGCAGGGGGCGGTCAACCCCGACGAGTTCTACGTCTACAAGCCCGGGCTGCGCGAGGACCGCCCCGCGATCCTCAAGCGCGCCGTCGGCGAGAAGGCCACCAAGATGGTCTACACCGAGGACCCCACCGTCGGCCGCACCACCGAGTTCGTCCCCGTCGACCCCGCCGAGCGGGCCCGGTTGTCGCTGACCGACGAGCAGGTCACCGCGCTCGCCCGTCAGGCGTTGATCATCGAGGAGCACTACGGGCGGCCGATGGACGTCGAATGGGGGCTCGACGGCGCCGACGGCGGCCTGTACATCCTCCAGGCTCGCCCCGAGACCGTGCAGTCCCGGGCCGGCAGCACCGTGGAGAAGTACCACCTGACCTCCCGCGGCAGCGTCCGCGTCGAGGGCCGTGCGATCGGCGCGAAGATCGGCGCGGGCCCCGTGCGGGTGCTGACGTCGATCGATCGCATGCACGACTTCCAGCCCGGTGAGGTGCTGGTGGCAGACATGACCGACCCCGACTGGGAGCCGATCATGAAGCGCGCGAGCGCCATCGTCACCGATCGCGGCGGCCGCACCTGCCACGCCGCGATCATCGCCCGGGAGCTGGGGATCCCTGCCGTGGTCGGCACCGGCAGCGCCACCCGTGAGCTGACGGACGGCGAGGAGGTCACCGTCTCCGCCGCCGAGGGCGACACCGGCTTCGTCTACGACGGGACGCTCGACTACTCCGTCGCCACCAGCGAGGTGGACTCGATGCCGCCGCTGGACGTGAAGATCATGATGAACGTCGGCACCCCGGCGCAGGCCTTCGCCTTCTCCCGGTTGCCGCACGCCGGCGTCGGCCTCGCGCGGCTGGAGTTCATCGTCAACCGCCAGATCGGTGTCCACCCCCGCGCCCTGCTCGAGCTGGACCGCCTGCAGGCCGAGGAGCCCGAGCTCGCCGCCGAGGTGGCCGCGCAGGTCGCCGCCTACCCCTCGCCGCGCGAGTACTTCGTCCAGCGCGTCGCCGAGGGGGTGGCGACGATCGCCGCGGCGTTCGCGCCGGAGCCCGTGATCGTGCGGATGAGCGACTTCAAGTCCAACGAGTACGCGAACCTGCTGGGCGGGACGCTGTTCGAGCCGCACGAGGAGAACCCGATGATCGGGTACCGCGGGGCGAGTCGCTACCTCTCGGAGAACTTCGCGGACTGCTTCGCGATGGAGTGCGAGGCGCTGCGGTACGTGCGCGAGGAGATGGGGCTGAGCAATGTGAAGCTCATGATCCCGTTCGTCCGCACCCCTGCCGAGGGCAAGGGCGTCATCGACCTGCTGGCCACCCACGGGCTGGTGCGCGGCCAGAACGACCTCGAGGTGATCATGATGTGCGAGATCCCCTCGAACGCCGCGATCCCCGAGCAGTTCCTCGAGCATTTCGACGGCTACTCCATCGGCTCGAACGACATGACCCAGCTGACACTCGGTCTGGACCGGGACTCCGGCCTGGTCGCGGACTCGTTCGACGAGCGCGACGACGCCGTGCTGTTCATGCTCTCCCGCGCCATCGAGGCCTGCCGCACCACCGGCAAGTACGTCGGGATCTGCGGGCAGGGCCCCTCCGACCACCCCGACTTCGCCCAATGGCTCATGGACCAGGGCATCACGTCCATGTCGCTGAATCCCGACACGGTGGTGGACACCTGGCTGCGCCTGGCCGGACAGGGCGAGGACGCAGCCGCCTGA
- a CDS encoding mechanosensitive ion channel, whose product MDSLSNFDWAGLGLKVLAAVVILIITAILAMVVKKGVAGLTQKVPALRRPGVDGAALGNSIGTIASMIVWLLGLIIILGIFQLSQVLSPVITMLEQALGFIPNIIGAVFVFIIGLTIAKIVRALIVTALNAVDFGKLLGTAQSGFDKATGGVTSAGRPAAAAQGAVQSTQSHAAPQGQQHAGPQGQPGHPGQQAPQGRQESKVPEILGSVVFALIMIVVSIAALQILGIASISDPASAMLTAVFTAIPNIIAAVVLVAIGVLIARFVSGLFRPILESSGIDAWLTKQDILPEGSSATPTVLRVVEIAVVLFFAVMGAQALGFPQITAILTEILALGGNVLFGGAIIAAGFFIAMIVGKVLSGTAGTVVKWAVIILFTAMGLQSMGVADSIIQMAFGALVIGAAAAAMLAFGLGGRDAAARQLAKFEKAQAAKPAPSTAPGTGGPASSGPGSSGPAASGPPSSGPPDAGPTPSAGPAIPPRPEG is encoded by the coding sequence GTGGACTCCCTATCGAACTTCGACTGGGCGGGGCTGGGACTGAAAGTCCTCGCCGCCGTCGTCATCCTCATCATCACCGCGATTCTGGCGATGGTGGTCAAGAAGGGCGTGGCCGGTCTGACGCAGAAGGTGCCCGCTCTGCGGCGCCCCGGAGTGGACGGAGCTGCGCTCGGCAATTCGATCGGCACCATCGCCTCGATGATCGTGTGGTTGCTGGGCCTGATCATCATCCTCGGGATCTTCCAGCTCTCCCAGGTGCTCTCGCCCGTGATCACGATGCTCGAGCAGGCTCTCGGGTTCATCCCCAACATCATCGGCGCCGTCTTCGTCTTCATCATCGGCCTGACGATCGCGAAGATCGTGCGGGCCCTGATCGTGACCGCGCTGAACGCCGTGGACTTCGGGAAACTGCTGGGAACGGCGCAGTCCGGCTTCGACAAGGCCACCGGGGGCGTCACCTCCGCCGGTCGTCCCGCCGCTGCGGCCCAGGGCGCTGTGCAGAGCACCCAGTCCCACGCCGCGCCGCAGGGCCAGCAGCACGCCGGCCCGCAGGGCCAGCCCGGCCACCCGGGTCAGCAGGCCCCGCAGGGCCGTCAGGAATCGAAAGTCCCCGAGATCCTCGGCTCCGTCGTGTTCGCCCTGATCATGATCGTCGTGTCCATCGCGGCGCTCCAGATCCTGGGCATCGCCTCGATCTCGGACCCCGCCTCCGCGATGCTCACCGCGGTGTTCACCGCGATCCCGAACATCATCGCCGCGGTGGTCCTGGTGGCCATCGGCGTGCTCATCGCCCGGTTCGTCTCCGGACTGTTCCGCCCGATCCTGGAGAGCTCCGGCATCGACGCCTGGCTGACCAAGCAGGACATCCTCCCGGAGGGCTCCTCGGCCACCCCGACCGTGCTGCGCGTGGTCGAGATCGCCGTGGTGCTGTTCTTCGCCGTGATGGGCGCCCAGGCGCTGGGCTTCCCGCAGATCACCGCGATCCTCACCGAGATACTCGCCCTGGGCGGCAACGTCCTGTTCGGCGGCGCGATCATCGCGGCGGGCTTCTTCATCGCGATGATCGTCGGCAAGGTGCTCTCGGGCACCGCCGGCACCGTCGTGAAGTGGGCCGTGATCATCCTGTTCACCGCCATGGGCCTGCAGTCCATGGGAGTGGCCGACTCGATCATCCAGATGGCCTTCGGCGCCCTGGTGATCGGTGCCGCCGCCGCGGCGATGCTGGCGTTCGGTCTGGGCGGACGCGACGCCGCGGCCCGCCAGCTCGCGAAGTTCGAGAAGGCGCAGGCCGCGAAGCCCGCTCCGTCGACCGCCCCGGGCACGGGCGGTCCCGCCTCCTCGGGTCCAGGGTCCTCGGGTCCGGCTGCGTCAGGTCCGCCCTCCTCGGGTCCGCCCGATGCGGGCCCGACCCCGTCGGCCGGCCCCGCGATTCCCCCGCGACCGGAAGGCTGA
- a CDS encoding class I SAM-dependent methyltransferase, which yields MSIPLGGARPQSSSDPLGASSQDAATGGPAENLWTAAVRRNPEHAHGYAERWRRIEASGQDIYGEARLLDAMAPRGARILDAGCGSGRLGGHLARAGHHVIGVDLDPHLIDVARQDHPEARWEVANLAELDLRDEEGRRVQFDLALSAGNVFTFLAGTERRPALAHLAQHLRPEGRLVAGFGLDRGYDLPAFEADAAAGGLRLTQRFSTWDLRPASEDFLVGILELA from the coding sequence ATGAGCATCCCTCTCGGCGGCGCGCGGCCGCAGTCGTCCTCAGATCCCCTCGGCGCCTCCTCGCAGGACGCCGCGACCGGCGGCCCGGCCGAGAACCTCTGGACCGCGGCCGTGCGCCGCAACCCCGAGCACGCCCACGGCTACGCCGAGCGCTGGCGCCGGATCGAGGCCTCCGGCCAGGACATCTACGGCGAGGCCCGGCTGCTCGACGCGATGGCCCCGCGCGGAGCCCGGATCCTCGACGCCGGATGCGGCAGCGGCCGCCTCGGGGGTCACCTCGCCCGCGCCGGCCATCACGTGATCGGCGTCGACCTGGATCCGCACCTGATCGACGTCGCCCGACAGGACCATCCCGAGGCTCGCTGGGAGGTCGCGAACCTCGCCGAGCTCGACCTGCGGGATGAGGAGGGCCGTCGCGTGCAGTTCGACCTGGCCCTCAGCGCCGGCAACGTGTTCACCTTCCTCGCCGGCACCGAGCGCCGTCCGGCCCTGGCCCACCTCGCCCAGCACCTCCGTCCCGAGGGGCGCCTGGTGGCCGGCTTCGGCCTCGACCGCGGCTACGACCTGCCGGCTTTCGAGGCCGATGCGGCCGCGGGCGGGCTGCGCCTCACCCAGCGCTTCTCCACCTGGGACCTGCGCCCCGCCTCCGAGGACTTCCTGGTCGGGATCCTCGAGCTCGCCTGA